A stretch of DNA from Desertifilum tharense IPPAS B-1220:
CCTTTTCCTGGTGCTGTTAGCGTGGTGGAACCACACCGAAACCATCCCGAACTCGGAGGTGAAACGCTACTGCGGCGACGATAGTTGGAGGGTTGCCTCCTGCCACAATAGCTCAGTGCCAGGTTCTGACTTCAACCAAAAACCCCGTCTGAATCAGATGGGGTTTTTGGTTTTAAAATAAATAGCAAAAAATTCTCAATTAGTCATTGTTTAGAGCTTTAGAGAAAAGAGTATCAATGTTAAAATCAGTAACAAAGATGAAAAATTAAGGGAAACTGTAGCCGTTATGGGTCGTTTCGGAGTTTTACTACTCAATTTAGGTGGACCAGAGCAACTGGGAGATGTTCGCCCTTTTCTCTTCAATCTGTTCTCCGATCCGGAAATCATTCGTTTACCGTTTCCTTGGTTACAGGGCCCCTTGGCGTGGTTAATCTCAACGTTAAGAGCGCAAAAGTCTCAAGAGAACTACCGTCAAATTGGTGGAGGTTCTCCCTTGCGTCGGATTACAGAAGAACAAGCAAAGGCTTTAGAAGAATGCTTGTCTCGTAAGGGGACTGACGCAAAAGTTTATATTGGAATGCGCTATTGGCATCCTTTTACAGAAGAAGCGATCGCAACAATTAAGCGAGACGGTGTTGAGAAACTGGTCATTTTGCCGCTGTATCCCCAATTCTCCATTAGTACAAGCGGTTCTAGTTTTCGACTTTTAGAGCAAATCTGGAAAGACGATCCGAGCTTAGAACGCCAAATTGAGCATACGGTGGTTCCTTCTTGGTATAACCGACCGGGTTATGTCCGAGCAATGGCTCAGTTAATTGCTCAACAGCTCAATCAGTTTGAAGAACCCGATCGCGTTCACCTGTTCTTTAGCGCTCATGGGGTTCCGATTAGCTATGTTGAGGAAGCAGGCGATCCTTACCAACAAGAAATTGAGGACTGTACAGCTTTAATCGTACAACAGCTTAATCGTCCTAACCCGCACACCTTAGCCTACCAAAGCCGAGTAGGTCCGGTAGAGTGGCTAAAACCCTATACCGAAGATGCTTTAGAAGAATTAGGCGCTCAAGGGGTTAAAGATTTGCTCGTTGTCCCGATCAGCTTTGTCTCCGAGCATATTGAGACCTTACAAGAAATTGATATCGAGTATCGAGAACTCGCAGAACATGCTGGAATTTCTAATTTTAGAAGAGTTCCAGCCCTGAATACTCATTCGGGTTTTATTGATGATTTAGCAAACTTGGCGATTGAATCCCTTGAATCCCCCAGTTTGCAGCTCTCTGAAGTCATGCACCCGAAAAAGAACGTGAAAATGTACCCTCAAGAGCGATGGGAATGGGGAATGACTACCGCCGCTGAGGTTTGGAATGGTCGTTTGGCAATGATTGGATTTATTGCCTTAATTGTTGAGTTAATTAGCGGTCAGGGACTCCTGCATTACGTTGGTTTATTGTAAAACGACCTGAGTATCCGTTATAAAAGACTTACCCAAAACTACCTACAACTAGATTTTTCTATCCGGTTAAGGTAGCTGGAGCTGATTTCCTGCTTCAATCAGAACTGTCGGCAGCACTCTGTCCACAGGCTAACACCGTCTAACTGACGGCTTTCTCCAAATTAATGGAGGCGTTTAAGTCGCGGTCAATTTCAAGACCGCAGCACTGACAATGGAACACTCTTTGAGCTAGGGAGAGCGTTTCTTTTTTAGTTCCGCAGTTTGAGCAAGTCTTGCTGCTAGCAAACCATCGGTTAACTACGACCAATTCACAGCCGTACAACTGGCATTTGTACTCAAGTTGGCGACGAAACTCGTAAAATCCCATATCGGCAATCGCTTTAGCTAACTTGTGATTGGCCAGCATCCCGGACACATTCAAGTCCTCAATCCCGATCTTGCTGTGGTTCTTAGCCAGATAGGAGGTGAATTTATGGAGTGTATCTTTACGGATGTTGGCAATCTGACGATGGAGTCGCGCTATCTGAATTTGAGCTTTCTTCCAGTTGTTAGAGCCTTTGACCTTGTGGCGATTAAGCCATTGCAACCGAGAAAGCTTTTTCTCGTATTTGCGGTAACTCTTTGCACCTTCAAACACCTCACCCGTTGATAGCGTAGCTAGTGCTTTGACGCCAAGGTCAACGCCAACAACCGATACGGGTTTAAGTTCATGGGTTGGCTCAATCTCAATGTTCCAACTCACAAACCATCTGTCGGCTGTACGGCTGATTGTGAAAGATTTAGGCTTTTGCTCAACGGGTAAACGCTCATAAGTCTTGAGCCAGCCAATTACAGGAACTTTAACTCGATTCTGTTCTACAGCCAATGCGCCATCAACAGTGAAGCTGTCAGCAGTTCCTTTTTTCTTAAACTTGGGCGGTTTCTTGAGCTTCTTGAACGCTTGCTTCCAGGCTTCTGATAACTGCCTCAAGGCGTATTGAGGAGCGCATTTACTGACCTGATAATACCAGGGGCATTCCGGCTTAACCATGACTACTAGCCACTTGTGAAGGTCAACCGCCGTTGGGAATTTAATCTTGTCCTGGGGATGAGCTTGATTGTGTTCAAGGAGGTTTTGAGTCAGTGCTAACCCCCAGTTCCAAGCGTGTCTGGCGACCCCACAATGCTTGACTAGCTGCGTTCGCTGTTGGTGGTTGAGTTTTAACTCGGTTTTAAATCCTAAAATCATCTGACA
This window harbors:
- a CDS encoding RNA-guided endonuclease TnpB family protein, whose protein sequence is MILGFKTELKLNHQQRTQLVKHCGVARHAWNWGLALTQNLLEHNQAHPQDKIKFPTAVDLHKWLVVMVKPECPWYYQVSKCAPQYALRQLSEAWKQAFKKLKKPPKFKKKGTADSFTVDGALAVEQNRVKVPVIGWLKTYERLPVEQKPKSFTISRTADRWFVSWNIEIEPTHELKPVSVVGVDLGVKALATLSTGEVFEGAKSYRKYEKKLSRLQWLNRHKVKGSNNWKKAQIQIARLHRQIANIRKDTLHKFTSYLAKNHSKIGIEDLNVSGMLANHKLAKAIADMGFYEFRRQLEYKCQLYGCELVVVNRWFASSKTCSNCGTKKETLSLAQRVFHCQCCGLEIDRDLNASINLEKAVS
- the hemH gene encoding ferrochelatase, translated to MGRFGVLLLNLGGPEQLGDVRPFLFNLFSDPEIIRLPFPWLQGPLAWLISTLRAQKSQENYRQIGGGSPLRRITEEQAKALEECLSRKGTDAKVYIGMRYWHPFTEEAIATIKRDGVEKLVILPLYPQFSISTSGSSFRLLEQIWKDDPSLERQIEHTVVPSWYNRPGYVRAMAQLIAQQLNQFEEPDRVHLFFSAHGVPISYVEEAGDPYQQEIEDCTALIVQQLNRPNPHTLAYQSRVGPVEWLKPYTEDALEELGAQGVKDLLVVPISFVSEHIETLQEIDIEYRELAEHAGISNFRRVPALNTHSGFIDDLANLAIESLESPSLQLSEVMHPKKNVKMYPQERWEWGMTTAAEVWNGRLAMIGFIALIVELISGQGLLHYVGLL